The following DNA comes from Cytophagales bacterium.
TAGAAGCCATCGTCGGAACTGGCAAGGACGGTCGTGTGACAAAGCACGACATGCTGGCTTACATCGATACCCGCAAAAAAGGAAATGGTGCTCCCGTCACTGCACCAGCTGCGGTTCCTGCTAAATCCAATGGTACCGCTGCCCCAACCGTAGAAAGAAACATCCAGGCTGTTCCTGCCGTGATCGACGGACAGGATGAGATCATCGAGATGGATCGCATGCGTAAAATGATCGCAGAGCGAATGGTGGCTTCCAAAGCCATCTCACCTCACGTGACTTCTTTTGTAGAAGCGGACGTAACCAATCTTGTGAAGTGGAGAAATCAGAAGAAAAACCTGGTAAAAGAAAGAGATGGAGAAGCGCTGACGTTCACGCCGATCATGATTGAAGCCGTCGTGAAAGCCATCAAAGATTACCCGATGATCAATGTTCAGGTGGATGGCAACAACATCGTAAAGAAGTCTGCCATCAATATTGGCATGGCCGTGGCCCTACCGACTGGCAACCTGATCGTACCGGTGATCCATCATGCAGATCAGTTGAACGTACTTGGGTTGACCAAGCGCGTAAATGATTTGGCCAGAAGAGCACGGGAAAACAAACTGAAGCCGGATGAATTGTCAGGAGGTACTTACACGGTTTCCAACGTTGGTTCCTTCGGCAATGTGATGGGTACTCCGATCATCATGCAGCCTCAGGTAGGCATCCTGGCACTTGGAGCCATCCAAAAGAAACCGGCCGTCGTTGAAACTCCGGAAGGCGATTTCATCGGAATCCGACACAAAATGTTCTTGTCACACAGCTACGATCACCGAGTAGTTGACGGTGCGCTAGGAGGCATGTTTGTGAGAAGAGTGGCTGACTACCTGGAAAGATTTGATTTGAATACGGATATCTGATCCGAACACATCATTAAATACAAAACCTGTAGGACTGAGATCTTACAGGTTTTTTTTGTTTTTGGGCGTGTCCTTTCAGGCCGGGTCTTCGCTACTCGTCCATCCTTCGATAAACTCAGGATCACAGGACTCAAACAGGCCGCTTACCCCCTCACGCGAGAAACTGCATCAATCATTAAGACTAAAAACTGCTTGAGCACCATTCAAAAGGCATTTCAAATGTGGAAAGCAATCGCCTGCCTTTCCAAGGCGGAAGTGCAATTGCGGCTGAGCATTATCAAATTTTACATCAGTTCACCACTCAAACCCTGTCCCTTCCCAGACACAAAACCACCCTTTCGAGGAATTTTTCTTCATCAAATCCACTTGATCTTTATGATTACCTTAACTTCATAAAAAAAGACCCAATTCTTGATGAAAGCCTCCGATCTGTTCATAAAATGCCTTGAAGCAGAAGAAGTAGAGTACATATTTGGGATTCCCGGCGAGGAAAACCTGGACTTCCTGGAATCACTTCGACACTCCAAAATCAAACTGATATTAACCCGTCACGAGCAGGGGGCCGCCTTCATGGCTGCTACCTACGGACGATTGACGGGTAAACCCGGCGTTTGTCTATCCACTCTCGGACCTGGCGCAACCAATTTCGTAACTGCAGCAGCATATGCACAATTAGGCGGAATGCCGCTCTTGATGATCACGGGGCAAAAACCCATCAAGAAAAGTAAGCAAGGCCGCTTCCAGATCGTGGACATTGTGGACATGATGAAGCCACTTACCAAGTACACCCGTCAGATCGTTAATGGAAATACGATCCCTTCTATCGTGAGAGAAGCCTTTCGAATCAGTGCGGAAGAACGCCCCGGAGCAGTACACATTGAATTACCCGAAGATATCGCAGCGGAGGAATGCGACGCACATGTATTCAACAAAAGCTATGTAAGGCGACCTCTGGCAGACAGCAAAGCATTAGATGCGGCCATTGAGATGATCCAACTGGCTCGAAGGCCTTTGATCCTACTAGGTGCCAGCGCCAATCGAAACCGTACCCGCAAAGCCGTGACTGACTTCCTGGACAAGACGGGCATGTTTTTCTTCAATACACAAATGGGCAAAGGTGTTGTAGACGAAAGACACCCTCAGTTTTTGGGTACTGCCGCCCTTTCAGACCATGATTACTTGCACAAAGCCATCGAGCAGGCTGATCTCATTCTGAACATAGGTCACGATGTAATCGAAAAGCCGCCATTCTTCATGCACGAGGATGGCTGCAACGTCGTACACGTCAACTATTTCTCCGCAGAAGTGGATCAGGTCTATTTCCCACAGGTAGAGGTAGTCGGTGACATTGCAGGAAGCATTTCTTACCTGGCAGAACGCATTGAGCCCCAAGATCACTGGCAACACAACATTTTCAATGAAGTTCGAGATGATGTAGAAAGTCACATCACCAAGTATTTTGAAGATAAGCGATTCCCTATGCTCCCCCAGAGAGCGGTAAACGAAATTCGCAAACTGATGCCAAGCGATGGCATCCTGACCCTCGACAATGGGATTTACAAGATCTGGTTTGCTCGAAACTATAAAGCACACGAACCCAATACCGTGTTACTGGACAATGCGCTGGCCACGATGGGGGCCGGACTCCCCTCGGGTATGGGTGCCAAAATCACCTACCCGGACCGGAAAGTTGTTGCGATTTGTGGTGATGGTGGATTCATGATGAATTCTCAGGAATTAGAAACCGCAGTTAGGCTGAACATGGACCTGACTGTGATCATTCTCAATGACAGTGCCTATGGCATGATCAAATGGAAACAAGAAGGAATGGGTTTTGCCAATTTCGGGCTGGATTATCATAATCCGGATTTTGTGAAATACGCAGAAGCCTATGGCGCCAAAGGTTATCGTATCTCGGATCCTGATGACTTTACCACTACCCTGGACAAATGCCTCAATGAATCGGGTGTACATGTCATCGACTTACCCGTGGATTATTCCCTGAATCACCAAATATTGATCAAAGGCCTTCAAGAACAGGACAAAAAATAAGACCTCATGAGTACATTGACCGTAAATGCCCCGTTTGACCTGAGTGTCATTGATGAAATCCCAATGCATAATAGTGCTGCAGTAGAAGCGGCACTGGCCACTGCTCATGATCACTTTCTGGATCGGTCTAAATGGATACCCAAATACGAGCGGGTGGCCATTCTTGAACGGACCATGGCGCTGATGGAGGACCAGAAAGAGGCATTGACTTTAATCGCCGCTGAAGAAGGTGGAAAACCATATGTTGACTCAAAAGTTGAAGTTGAGCGTGCCATCAATGGCATCAAGATCGCCATTGAAGAGATGGCTCATTTTGCAGGAAGTGAAATACCTATGGGCCACACAGCCTCTTCCGCTAATCGCATGGCGTTTACCAGAAAAGAGCCAATTGGTGTAGTAGCTTCTGTGAGCGCCTTCAACCATCCACTCAACCTTATCGTCCATCAAACGGTCCCTGCCATTAGCGTGGGTACACCGGTTATTGTAAAACCGGCGCTAACCACTCCACGGTCCTGCATCAAATTCGTGGAAATACTAAAAGAAGCGGGACTACCTGACGGATGGTGTGAATACCTCATCACCAGCAATGAAGACTCGGAACAATTGGTGGTTGACAATCGGATCAATTTTTTCTCTTTCATCGGCTCAGCCCGGGTCGGCTGGTTCCTACGATCCAAGTTATCTGCAGGTACGCGCTGTGCGCTGGAACACGGTGGTGCCGCACCCGCGATCATCGATCAAAGTGCGGATCTGGACGAAATCATTCCTCCCCTGATGAAAGGGGGCTTTTATCACAGTGGCCAGGTTTGTGTCTCCGTGCAACGAATTTTTGCGCATTACACCATTGCCGAGGAGTTAGCACAAAGAATGGCAACGGCCGCTGAAAAATTAGTGGTAGGTGATCCTAAAAGTCCTGAAACCGAATGCGGTCCATTGA
Coding sequences within:
- a CDS encoding aldehyde dehydrogenase family protein, with amino-acid sequence MSTLTVNAPFDLSVIDEIPMHNSAAVEAALATAHDHFLDRSKWIPKYERVAILERTMALMEDQKEALTLIAAEEGGKPYVDSKVEVERAINGIKIAIEEMAHFAGSEIPMGHTASSANRMAFTRKEPIGVVASVSAFNHPLNLIVHQTVPAISVGTPVIVKPALTTPRSCIKFVEILKEAGLPDGWCEYLITSNEDSEQLVVDNRINFFSFIGSARVGWFLRSKLSAGTRCALEHGGAAPAIIDQSADLDEIIPPLMKGGFYHSGQVCVSVQRIFAHYTIAEELAQRMATAAEKLVVGDPKSPETECGPLILPREVDRVAQWVEEAVTEGAQLLCGGKKISDTLYAPTVLLNPSAESKVSKEEIFGPVVCIYSYENQQKAIAQANALPFAFQASVFTKDLDQALDLGHQLNAAAVMINDHTAFRVDWMPFGGRDASGLGMGGIKYSMEDMSREKMLVFKSKHL
- a CDS encoding dihydrolipoamide acetyltransferase family protein, which codes for MATIELLMPKMGESVMEGTVLSWLKSKGDSVDEDEAILEVATDKVDTEIPSTHAGIIKEILAEEGEVIQVGKPIAIIETEGEESSDAAADAPAPETSTVEAASSLLNQAIAEHSAATEHIPASSDSGRFYSPLVRNMAKEESISLLELEAIVGTGKDGRVTKHDMLAYIDTRKKGNGAPVTAPAAVPAKSNGTAAPTVERNIQAVPAVIDGQDEIIEMDRMRKMIAERMVASKAISPHVTSFVEADVTNLVKWRNQKKNLVKERDGEALTFTPIMIEAVVKAIKDYPMINVQVDGNNIVKKSAINIGMAVALPTGNLIVPVIHHADQLNVLGLTKRVNDLARRARENKLKPDELSGGTYTVSNVGSFGNVMGTPIIMQPQVGILALGAIQKKPAVVETPEGDFIGIRHKMFLSHSYDHRVVDGALGGMFVRRVADYLERFDLNTDI
- a CDS encoding acetolactate synthase large subunit — translated: MKASDLFIKCLEAEEVEYIFGIPGEENLDFLESLRHSKIKLILTRHEQGAAFMAATYGRLTGKPGVCLSTLGPGATNFVTAAAYAQLGGMPLLMITGQKPIKKSKQGRFQIVDIVDMMKPLTKYTRQIVNGNTIPSIVREAFRISAEERPGAVHIELPEDIAAEECDAHVFNKSYVRRPLADSKALDAAIEMIQLARRPLILLGASANRNRTRKAVTDFLDKTGMFFFNTQMGKGVVDERHPQFLGTAALSDHDYLHKAIEQADLILNIGHDVIEKPPFFMHEDGCNVVHVNYFSAEVDQVYFPQVEVVGDIAGSISYLAERIEPQDHWQHNIFNEVRDDVESHITKYFEDKRFPMLPQRAVNEIRKLMPSDGILTLDNGIYKIWFARNYKAHEPNTVLLDNALATMGAGLPSGMGAKITYPDRKVVAICGDGGFMMNSQELETAVRLNMDLTVIILNDSAYGMIKWKQEGMGFANFGLDYHNPDFVKYAEAYGAKGYRISDPDDFTTTLDKCLNESGVHVIDLPVDYSLNHQILIKGLQEQDKK